The following are encoded in a window of Ruminiclostridium herbifermentans genomic DNA:
- a CDS encoding iron-containing alcohol dehydrogenase family protein, producing the protein MSTSVHRIEIPTIMEVDSNILENVGSYILRAGIKKVVVFFGDGIRELFGEKILHSINSKSQLSTLETYDYDDIRIENLMPIAFSIPSNAEAIIGVGGGKVLDAAKYIAFLRNLPFISIPTSTSNDGFSSSGCSLIINGRRTSVHAVMPFGIIVDIAVIQNAPMKFIYSGLGDIVSKITAVFDWYYEENNKAARVNDFAAMLAKKSVNSIVRMPYTQVTEEFFLKEMVDSLTMSGIAMQIADNSAPASGSEHLISHALDKILEKPQLHGIQVGIATYLMSLVQQHRYERIEKFLSDTGFFNYVEGLQMRADDFEKAIDLAPTIKPNRYTYLHVEENRIKAKELLRNNEILKRILK; encoded by the coding sequence ATGAGTACATCAGTTCATAGAATTGAAATTCCAACAATAATGGAAGTGGATAGTAATATACTGGAAAATGTAGGCTCATATATTTTAAGAGCTGGGATAAAAAAGGTAGTTGTTTTTTTTGGGGATGGAATCAGAGAACTATTTGGAGAAAAGATACTTCATTCAATAAATTCCAAATCTCAGTTAAGTACTCTTGAAACCTATGATTATGATGACATAAGAATAGAAAATCTTATGCCAATTGCATTTTCAATTCCCTCGAATGCAGAGGCGATAATAGGCGTTGGTGGTGGAAAGGTACTTGATGCAGCGAAATATATTGCGTTTTTAAGAAACCTTCCATTTATTAGCATACCGACATCCACATCTAATGATGGATTTTCCAGTTCAGGCTGTTCGCTTATTATAAATGGGAGAAGGACATCTGTTCATGCAGTAATGCCATTTGGAATAATTGTTGATATCGCCGTAATTCAAAATGCACCTATGAAGTTCATTTATTCAGGGCTAGGAGATATTGTTTCAAAAATAACAGCAGTATTTGATTGGTATTATGAAGAGAATAATAAGGCTGCAAGGGTAAATGACTTTGCAGCAATGTTAGCAAAGAAATCTGTAAATAGTATTGTAAGAATGCCATATACACAAGTTACAGAAGAATTTTTCCTAAAAGAAATGGTAGATTCTTTAACAATGAGCGGAATAGCTATGCAAATTGCAGATAACAGTGCTCCGGCAAGCGGAAGCGAACATCTTATATCTCATGCATTGGATAAAATACTTGAAAAACCGCAGTTACATGGAATTCAAGTTGGAATCGCAACTTATCTGATGAGCTTAGTTCAGCAGCACAGATATGAAAGAATTGAGAAATTTTTAAGTGATACCGGATTTTTTAATTATGTAGAAGGTTTGCAAATGAGGGCTGATGATTTTGAAAAGGCAATTGATTTAGCACCAACGATAAAACCTAATAGATATACTTATTTACATGTTGAAGAAAACAGAATAAAGGCTAAAGAACTTTTGAGAAATAATGAGATTTTAAAAAGAATATTGAAATAG
- a CDS encoding GGDEF domain-containing protein, giving the protein MQVLIHQKMNIISAVVLLLFMIYSYNVFDKKQKINRLYLVSLTLNTLLIILELITAFLAESYSVPLRILSSINKVLIVAIAPYLSFVFFKLICNYFPKPFKIRNCTTYLIRILIAFNAIAAVIYFFSLKAIPNLRITEYSISLLLSFIFTAYSVFIILKNKNMIIQFEFAAILTTAITASLLILIQLMVNATSFIWCSNSIILIFMFVIIQQRELYRDSLTGARNRVVLKKCIDAYKKKPNGNLAAVMIDLDYFKSINDSYGHSEGDYALKSFVRILQIAYSDHGVVIRMGGDEFLVLIRDVSFIGVNEMIKKMSKMIDSFNNKSDKPYHLRYSYASGMYNDKNISIEQFIHDLDMKMYQNKKGNRERIWSIKNM; this is encoded by the coding sequence ATGCAAGTTTTAATTCATCAGAAGATGAATATTATATCAGCAGTTGTATTATTGCTTTTTATGATATATTCATATAATGTATTTGACAAAAAACAAAAAATTAATAGATTATATTTAGTATCACTTACATTAAACACATTACTAATAATTCTTGAATTGATAACTGCATTTCTTGCTGAAAGCTATAGTGTACCACTAAGAATTTTATCTTCTATTAATAAAGTTCTTATAGTTGCAATTGCACCTTATTTGTCGTTTGTGTTCTTTAAACTAATATGTAATTATTTTCCTAAACCATTTAAAATAAGAAATTGTACGACATATCTTATAAGGATACTAATTGCGTTTAATGCAATAGCAGCTGTTATTTATTTTTTCAGTTTAAAAGCAATTCCTAATTTGAGAATAACAGAATATTCAATTTCTCTTTTACTTAGCTTTATTTTTACAGCGTATAGTGTCTTTATTATATTAAAGAATAAAAATATGATAATTCAATTTGAGTTTGCCGCTATACTTACAACTGCCATTACTGCCAGTTTACTAATATTAATTCAGCTTATGGTCAATGCCACTAGCTTTATATGGTGTAGTAATTCAATTATACTAATTTTTATGTTTGTTATTATTCAACAAAGAGAACTTTATAGAGATTCTCTCACTGGTGCTAGAAATAGAGTTGTTTTAAAAAAATGCATAGATGCATATAAGAAAAAACCTAATGGTAATTTGGCGGCTGTTATGATTGATTTAGACTATTTCAAGAGTATAAATGACAGCTATGGACATTCAGAGGGAGATTATGCTCTTAAATCCTTTGTAAGGATATTACAGATTGCCTATTCGGATCACGGTGTTGTCATTAGAATGGGAGGAGATGAGTTTCTAGTATTAATTAGGGATGTTTCATTTATAGGGGTTAATGAAATGATTAAAAAAATGTCAAAAATGATTGACAGTTTCAATAATAAAAGTGATAAACCGTATCATTTAAGATATAGCTATGCAAGTGGAATGTATAATGATAAGAATATTAGCATTGAGCAATTTATTCATGACCTTGACATGAAGATGTATCAAAATAAAAAGGGAAACAGAGAAAGAATATGGAGTATCAAAAACATGTAA
- a CDS encoding DEAD/DEAH box helicase: MENLSFKDLNLSNELQKAIADMGFEEATPIQSQSITHILDGKDVIGQAQTGTGKTCAFGIPAVEIINPDSDLIQVLVLCPTRELAIQSSEELKNLLKYKDGIRILPVYGGQPIDRQIMSLKKRPQIIIGTPGRVMDHMRRKTLKLENLKMVVLDEADEMLNMGFREDIDTILDKVPVERQTILFSATMSKEILDITKKYLKNPFHIKIAHKQLTVPLIEQYYLEVKESAKLEVLSRLLDTNDIKLSLVFCNTKRKVDELKASLQSRGFSAEALHGDMRQEQRDKVMSMFRKGNIDILIATDVAARGIDVDDVEAVFNYDLPSDDEYYVHRIGRTGRAGRTGKAFTFVSGREIYKLKDIQRYTKSTIKFMKPPSINDVEEKKMANILKSLKEKIAKEQIAKYVGQIEKFVEDINADSSESESAEQNFVTSLDIAAALLGLYIEETCTQTNKVSEIDDVTEFTSDGDMVRFFINIGSENKIQPKHIIESLVASSGLPGKMVGSIDIHDRYSFVEVPKEFAAEVLKSMKNYIIKGKRINIEKSTARKKSLNPHTPNRNSYSSKRKQSYSNNKHFKKDN; the protein is encoded by the coding sequence ATGGAAAATTTAAGTTTTAAGGATCTCAACCTTTCAAATGAACTGCAAAAAGCAATAGCAGATATGGGTTTTGAAGAAGCAACCCCAATTCAGTCTCAATCAATTACTCATATTCTAGATGGTAAGGATGTAATAGGGCAAGCTCAGACTGGAACTGGAAAAACTTGTGCCTTTGGAATACCTGCTGTTGAAATAATTAACCCTGATTCAGATTTAATTCAAGTATTAGTGCTTTGCCCTACAAGAGAACTAGCAATTCAATCTTCCGAAGAACTAAAGAACTTATTAAAATACAAAGACGGCATTAGAATTCTGCCTGTATATGGCGGTCAACCAATTGATAGACAAATTATGTCTCTGAAGAAACGTCCACAGATTATAATTGGAACGCCTGGTCGAGTAATGGATCACATGAGACGTAAAACATTAAAGCTGGAGAACTTAAAAATGGTGGTTTTGGATGAAGCCGATGAAATGTTAAATATGGGCTTCAGAGAAGATATAGATACTATTTTAGACAAGGTTCCAGTTGAAAGACAGACAATACTCTTTTCTGCAACTATGTCTAAAGAAATTCTTGATATTACAAAAAAATATCTGAAAAACCCTTTTCATATAAAAATAGCTCACAAGCAGCTAACTGTACCTCTTATTGAGCAATATTATCTTGAGGTAAAGGAATCTGCAAAGCTTGAGGTTTTATCAAGATTACTTGACACTAATGACATAAAATTATCATTAGTATTCTGCAATACTAAAAGAAAAGTTGACGAACTCAAAGCAAGTCTGCAATCAAGAGGCTTTTCTGCTGAAGCTTTGCATGGAGATATGAGACAAGAGCAAAGAGACAAAGTAATGAGTATGTTCAGAAAAGGTAATATAGATATACTTATAGCTACTGATGTTGCTGCGAGAGGTATTGACGTTGATGATGTTGAAGCTGTATTTAACTACGATTTACCTAGCGATGATGAATATTATGTTCATAGAATCGGAAGAACTGGAAGAGCTGGCAGAACTGGTAAAGCTTTCACCTTCGTATCAGGAAGGGAAATATATAAGCTTAAGGACATACAGAGATACACTAAGTCTACCATTAAATTTATGAAGCCACCTAGTATTAATGATGTGGAAGAAAAGAAAATGGCTAATATACTTAAATCTCTAAAAGAAAAAATAGCAAAGGAACAAATTGCAAAATATGTAGGTCAAATAGAGAAATTTGTTGAAGACATAAATGCAGATTCATCAGAGTCTGAAAGCGCAGAGCAAAACTTCGTTACATCGCTAGATATTGCTGCTGCATTGTTAGGTCTATATATAGAAGAAACTTGCACTCAAACCAATAAAGTCAGCGAGATAGATGATGTCACAGAGTTTACTTCTGACGGTGATATGGTAAGATTCTTTATAAATATTGGAAGTGAAAATAAAATTCAGCCCAAACATATAATAGAAAGCCTTGTTGCTTCTTCAGGTCTTCCTGGGAAAATGGTAGGCTCTATAGATATTCACGATAGATATTCATTTGTAGAAGTTCCGAAGGAGTTTGCGGCAGAAGTTCTGAAATCTATGAAAAATTATATAATTAAAGGCAAAAGAATAAATATTGAAAAATCTACTGCCAGAAAAAAGAGCTTAAATCCACATACCCCAAACCGGAATAGCTATAGTTCAAAAAGAAAGCAAAGTTATTCCAACAATAAACACTTTAAAAAGGATAACTAG
- a CDS encoding MtnX-like HAD-IB family phosphatase: protein MRKFAFVSDFDGTLTDRDFYHIVMDKYLKDWAWDYYNEWRKTKKINVDFLNKIFSSMDRSEDEIFEDILNLPLDSYAIDFIKRVEDCGGDFYILSAGTSYYIEKLLAHYNLNSVNVISMKGVYRDRGIHILPDSKSEFYSEIWGIDKAKVIQTLKKKYIKVYFSGDSEPDVGAAEACDCAFARNDLKELLNDRNIPFVPFNNFKEVEKYMLNQGWLK, encoded by the coding sequence ATGAGAAAATTTGCATTTGTATCGGACTTTGATGGTACTCTTACAGACCGAGATTTTTATCATATTGTAATGGATAAGTATTTAAAGGATTGGGCTTGGGATTATTATAATGAGTGGAGAAAAACTAAAAAAATAAATGTTGACTTTCTAAATAAAATATTTAGCTCAATGGATAGAAGTGAAGACGAGATTTTTGAAGATATACTTAACCTTCCTCTGGATTCTTATGCAATTGATTTTATAAAAAGGGTAGAAGACTGTGGTGGAGATTTTTATATATTAAGTGCAGGAACTTCCTATTATATTGAAAAGCTGCTGGCACATTATAATTTAAATAGTGTAAACGTAATTTCAATGAAGGGAGTATATAGAGACAGAGGAATTCATATACTGCCTGATTCCAAAAGTGAGTTTTATTCAGAAATATGGGGTATCGATAAAGCAAAGGTAATACAAACACTTAAGAAAAAATATATTAAGGTATATTTTTCTGGTGACAGTGAACCCGATGTAGGTGCTGCAGAAGCTTGCGACTGTGCATTTGCAAGAAATGACCTAAAAGAGCTGCTAAATGATAGGAATATACCATTTGTACCCTTTAACAATTTTAAGGAAGTGGAAAAATATATGCTAAATCAGGGATGGTTAAAATAA
- a CDS encoding GNAT family N-acetyltransferase, which produces MINIRDFAEHDRQNFINMCTSFYSSGAALNPISQSAMSNTFNEIMNKSPYLRGLIIEYDSFVAGYVNLSFTYSNECNGFVVLIEEIYVEPKFQRKGIGSFALKWVLEEYKSKAVRYRLEVCDSNEHAIKLYKKLGFKNLEYKQMIFDI; this is translated from the coding sequence ATGATAAATATTAGAGATTTCGCAGAGCATGATAGACAAAACTTTATAAATATGTGTACAAGCTTTTATTCATCTGGTGCAGCACTAAACCCTATTTCACAAAGTGCTATGTCTAACACATTTAATGAAATAATGAATAAGAGCCCATATCTTAGAGGATTAATCATTGAATATGATTCCTTTGTTGCCGGTTATGTAAACTTATCATTTACTTACTCTAATGAGTGCAATGGATTTGTAGTTTTAATTGAGGAAATTTATGTTGAACCCAAATTTCAAAGAAAAGGCATTGGCTCATTTGCCTTAAAGTGGGTGCTAGAAGAGTATAAGTCCAAGGCTGTACGATATCGTCTTGAGGTATGTGACAGCAATGAACACGCAATAAAACTCTATAAAAAACTGGGCTTTAAAAATTTAGAGTACAAGCAAATGATATTTGATATATAA
- a CDS encoding DUF5018 domain-containing protein: MKFKIKKLIISVILIGIMLVSISSSIYAIDIIEDFEGWGFVNETPALSGGVYIYDTWKFIAKVDGVAANDGAIETWTGPAALSISTGAGIVDELHILSINGDEFNFGGFNFTGTSNRSMFVTGWRDGVQVTPEVNITYTSSTYDEYFDLRNQDSEFKNVDEIRICGADLGGGNFDKISGFLESFTYDVNPIDEVPPKILTLTMTSDNANLATIAKVGDKITLNIIANEKIQMPVVTIAGNAATVTDADDSDERTWKATYIMRESDTSGTIPFTLDFKDKANNAGLQVTSVTAGSTVNFDKIPPTAPTAVTVTPVGGTVIANSLNKSNTNLIVNATITAGEATGGKAELYIGGTLIASYTSIASEDTQVTFDLGKSTNDELQAAVSSSGTVSVRLYDLAGNSSTSSVGNPTLTVDYISELPSPAKAITAFNFNGLTPNVIGIVNEASKTINLTVPYGTNVTNLAPTITHTGASISPNTGLPQDFTNPVEYTVTAADGTTQKYTVTVTVAANPAKAITAFNFNGLTPNVIGIVNEASKTINLTVPYGTNVTNLAPTITHTGASISPNTGLPQDFTNPVEYTVTAADGTTQKYTVTVTVAANPAKAITAFNFNGLTPNVIGIVNEASKTINLTVPYGTNVTNLAPTITHTGASISPNTGLPQDFTNPVEYTVTAADGTTQKYTVTVTMAANPAKAITSFNFNGLTPNVIGIVNEASKTINLTVPYGTNVTNLAPTITHTGASILPNTGLPQDFTNPVEYTVTAADGTTQKYTVTVTMAANPAKAITAFNFNGLTPNVIGIVNEASKTINLTVPYGTNVTNLAPTITHTGASISPNTGLPQDFTNPVEYTVTAADGTTQKYTVTVTVAANEYTLTYIAGTGGTITGAATQTVNHGGNGTAVTATPNIGYHFVGWSDGVTTATRTDTNVTKNISVTASFARNTQNSSSTSTTVISQTPTIDIFINDDKVNYATSDIKYENGKKKTTVKLDDEKLTNKLSKENEGSTIIIPVYNNSDIVIGQLNAQTVKNLQNKNVTLEIKTENAIYTISAKDINIDSVSREIGSQVQLKDIVVNIFVSKSSKETLTKAENSARRNNLHLVGSPIDFEITCTNGSKTVNVFNFNKYVERTIILPEGIDGKKITTGVVLNEDGTFSHVPTSVQFVDGRYHAKINSLTNSTYAVIWNPLTFKDVEKHWSKNYVNEVGSRLIDDGVGNGNFAPDRAITRAEFASMIVKALGLKGTNFPDKFGDVKKGDAYYYYIYTAYEYSILAGYSNGNFGPQDLITREQAMTMLAKAMEIAGINVTVSDTDVSNQLKLFNDSDQISVYARQTATICVKNGIFAGDNKGRLTPKDSFTRAESATVIIKLLTKAELI; this comes from the coding sequence ATGAAATTTAAGATTAAGAAGCTTATAATTTCCGTAATACTTATTGGTATTATGCTAGTATCAATCTCATCAAGTATTTATGCTATAGATATTATTGAAGATTTTGAGGGATGGGGATTTGTAAATGAAACTCCTGCATTAAGTGGGGGAGTGTATATATACGATACGTGGAAATTTATTGCGAAAGTAGATGGCGTTGCTGCTAATGACGGAGCCATAGAGACATGGACTGGTCCAGCCGCTCTTTCAATATCCACTGGAGCAGGTATTGTGGATGAACTACATATTTTAAGCATTAACGGAGATGAATTCAATTTTGGAGGATTTAATTTTACTGGAACATCTAATCGCAGCATGTTTGTAACTGGGTGGAGAGATGGAGTTCAAGTGACTCCAGAAGTGAATATTACTTATACTTCCAGTACTTATGATGAGTATTTTGACTTACGTAATCAAGACAGTGAGTTTAAAAACGTAGATGAAATAAGAATATGTGGAGCTGACCTTGGTGGAGGTAATTTTGATAAAATCTCGGGCTTTTTAGAATCGTTTACATATGATGTTAATCCGATTGATGAAGTTCCTCCAAAGATATTGACTTTGACAATGACTTCAGATAATGCCAATCTTGCAACAATAGCCAAGGTAGGAGATAAAATTACATTAAATATAATAGCGAATGAAAAAATTCAAATGCCAGTAGTTACCATTGCGGGGAATGCCGCTACCGTAACTGATGCAGATGATAGCGATGAAAGAACTTGGAAAGCTACTTATATAATGCGGGAATCAGACACTTCAGGTACGATACCATTCACACTTGATTTTAAGGATAAAGCAAACAATGCAGGATTGCAAGTGACATCAGTAACAGCAGGAAGCACGGTCAATTTTGACAAAATACCACCAACTGCACCGACTGCAGTTACAGTAACACCTGTAGGCGGAACGGTTATTGCAAATAGCCTAAATAAATCAAATACAAATTTAATTGTAAACGCAACAATTACTGCTGGAGAAGCAACCGGCGGTAAAGCAGAACTTTACATAGGTGGAACACTGATTGCATCTTATACTTCAATAGCATCAGAAGATACACAGGTAACATTTGATTTAGGAAAAAGTACTAATGATGAGTTGCAGGCAGCAGTTTCATCAAGTGGAACTGTAAGTGTTAGACTTTATGATTTGGCTGGAAATAGTTCAACAAGTTCAGTGGGTAATCCCACACTAACTGTAGACTATATATCTGAACTTCCTTCACCAGCAAAAGCAATAACAGCTTTTAACTTTAATGGATTAACGCCAAATGTAATAGGAATAGTAAATGAAGCAAGTAAAACAATAAATTTAACAGTACCATATGGAACAAATGTAACAAATCTAGCTCCAACTATAACCCATACAGGAGCGAGTATATCACCAAATACAGGATTACCACAGGACTTTACAAATCCAGTGGAATACACAGTAACAGCAGCAGATGGTACAACACAGAAGTATACTGTCACAGTAACAGTGGCAGCAAATCCAGCAAAAGCAATAACAGCTTTTAACTTTAATGGATTAACACCAAATGTAATAGGAATAGTAAATGAAGCAAGTAAAACAATAAATTTAACAGTACCATATGGAACAAATGTAACAAATCTAGCTCCAACTATAACCCATACAGGAGCGAGTATATCACCAAATACAGGATTACCACAGGACTTTACAAATCCAGTGGAATACACAGTAACAGCAGCAGATGGTACAACACAGAAGTATACTGTCACAGTAACAGTGGCAGCAAATCCAGCAAAAGCAATAACAGCTTTTAACTTTAATGGATTAACACCAAATGTAATAGGAATAGTAAATGAAGCAAGTAAAACAATAAATTTAACAGTACCATATGGAACAAATGTAACAAATTTAGCTCCAACTATAACCCATACAGGAGCGAGTATATCACCAAATACAGGATTACCACAGGACTTTACAAATCCAGTGGAATACACAGTAACAGCAGCAGATGGTACAACACAGAAGTATACTGTCACAGTAACAATGGCAGCAAATCCAGCAAAAGCAATAACATCCTTTAACTTTAATGGATTAACACCAAATGTAATAGGAATAGTAAATGAAGCAAGTAAAACAATAAATTTAACAGTACCATATGGAACAAATGTAACAAATTTAGCTCCAACTATAACCCATACAGGAGCGAGTATATTACCAAATACAGGATTACCACAGGACTTTACAAATCCAGTGGAATACACAGTAACAGCAGCAGATGGTACAACACAGAAGTATACTGTCACAGTAACAATGGCAGCAAATCCAGCAAAAGCAATAACAGCTTTTAACTTTAATGGATTAACACCAAATGTAATAGGAATAGTAAATGAAGCAAGTAAAACAATAAATTTAACAGTACCATATGGAACAAATGTGACAAATTTAGCTCCAACTATAACCCATACAGGAGCGAGTATATCACCAAATACAGGATTACCACAGGACTTTACAAATCCAGTGGAATACACAGTAACAGCAGCAGATGGTACAACACAGAAGTATACTGTCACAGTAACAGTGGCAGCAAATGAGTATACACTAACCTATATAGCAGGAACAGGCGGAACAATAACTGGAGCAGCAACACAGACAGTAAACCATGGAGGAAATGGTACAGCAGTAACAGCAACACCAAACATCGGATATCATTTTGTAGGGTGGAGTGATGGAGTTACGACAGCAACAAGAACAGATACTAATGTTACAAAAAATATTTCTGTAACAGCAAGCTTTGCAAGAAATACACAAAATTCGTCATCAACTTCAACTACAGTAATTTCACAAACACCAACTATTGATATATTTATTAACGATGATAAAGTGAATTACGCAACTTCTGACATTAAATATGAAAATGGCAAAAAGAAAACAACAGTTAAGCTAGATGATGAAAAGCTTACAAACAAGCTAAGCAAAGAAAACGAAGGCAGCACTATTATAATTCCTGTATATAACAATTCAGATATTGTAATAGGACAGCTAAATGCTCAAACTGTAAAGAATCTGCAAAATAAAAATGTAACTCTTGAGATTAAAACTGAAAATGCTATTTATACCATTTCTGCAAAGGACATTAATATAGATAGCGTATCAAGAGAAATAGGCAGTCAGGTTCAGCTAAAAGATATTGTAGTAAATATATTTGTTTCAAAGTCATCAAAAGAAACTCTAACGAAGGCTGAAAACAGTGCTAGAAGAAATAACTTACATTTGGTAGGAAGTCCAATTGACTTTGAAATAACTTGTACAAACGGCAGTAAAACTGTTAATGTATTTAATTTTAACAAATACGTAGAGAGAACAATTATTTTACCAGAGGGAATTGATGGCAAAAAAATAACGACAGGTGTTGTTCTTAACGAAGACGGTACTTTCTCGCATGTTCCTACTTCTGTTCAGTTTGTTGATGGAAGGTATCATGCAAAAATAAACAGTCTTACTAATAGTACATATGCAGTAATTTGGAATCCTTTAACATTTAAGGATGTAGAAAAACATTGGTCGAAGAATTATGTAAATGAAGTTGGTTCAAGATTAATTGATGATGGTGTGGGGAATGGTAATTTTGCTCCAGATAGAGCTATTACAAGAGCGGAATTTGCTTCAATGATAGTAAAAGCACTTGGACTAAAAGGAACAAATTTCCCAGACAAATTTGGTGATGTTAAAAAAGGTGATGCTTATTATTACTATATTTATACCGCATATGAGTATAGCATACTTGCTGGATATTCAAATGGTAATTTTGGACCACAAGATTTAATTACCAGAGAGCAAGCGATGACAATGCTTGCAAAAGCTATGGAGATAGCAGGTATAAATGTAACAGTTTCTGATACTGATGTTAGTAATCAACTTAAGCTATTTAACGATTCTGACCAGATTTCAGTGTATGCAAGGCAGACAGCTACAATATGTGTAAAAAATGGTATATTTGCAGGTGACAATAAAGGAAGGCTTACTCCAAAAGACAGCTTTACAAGAGCAGAAAGCGCAACTGTTATTATAAAGCTTTTAACGAAGGCAGAATTGATTTAA
- a CDS encoding DUF2225 domain-containing protein: MDLELLRSCGTIKKYNTDAVVTLEGENTHEMYFILSGRVGVYLNTFTDDAVKLTELGVGEVFGEMSLLDELPRSATVIALEPLSVLEIDRNHFEIFISRQPEMAFKMMKALASRLRIVNNALSKMALNSDSSSLKGVDSSSPQAQSAGQSAKPVVVKAFFPEGHKTYSLVPAFDSTDYIFEKTVPCPICGNKFLTYGQKVSKLRSTGIDNDLRRRYENFDPLWFNIWTCTKCYYSNFYNEFPSLSPSKFKLVTAKLTSILNGQTLTLTKDIDINQLFTKYYLALYCAEVDKSPNIKLGKIWMNIMWLYRDCGDTEMEKVASESALNYYQEAYLKCDTELKPETEQQLCIILAELCLLNNKSEDAFKYLMSARKQRGGNRTYAQMAEFRIDELKEKA, from the coding sequence ATGGATCTCGAACTACTTAGGTCTTGTGGAACTATAAAAAAATACAATACTGATGCCGTTGTTACCCTTGAGGGTGAAAATACACACGAAATGTATTTTATATTATCAGGAAGAGTCGGCGTGTATTTAAATACATTTACTGACGATGCTGTTAAGCTTACTGAATTAGGCGTTGGAGAAGTTTTTGGTGAAATGAGTTTATTAGATGAACTTCCTAGAAGTGCAACTGTTATAGCATTAGAACCATTGAGCGTACTAGAAATTGACAGAAATCATTTTGAGATTTTTATCAGCCGTCAGCCCGAAATGGCATTTAAAATGATGAAGGCTTTAGCTTCGCGCCTCAGAATCGTAAATAATGCTTTATCAAAAATGGCACTTAATTCTGATTCATCAAGCTTAAAAGGTGTTGATTCATCTTCACCACAAGCCCAATCTGCTGGACAATCTGCTAAACCCGTTGTAGTCAAAGCATTTTTCCCTGAAGGACACAAAACATATAGTCTTGTTCCTGCTTTTGACAGTACTGATTATATATTTGAAAAAACAGTACCATGTCCTATTTGTGGCAACAAGTTTCTGACATATGGTCAAAAGGTATCAAAATTAAGATCTACAGGAATTGATAACGATTTGCGCCGCAGATACGAAAATTTTGATCCATTATGGTTTAATATCTGGACATGCACTAAATGTTATTACTCTAATTTTTATAATGAGTTTCCTAGTCTTTCACCATCTAAGTTTAAATTAGTTACTGCAAAGCTCACTTCCATTCTAAATGGTCAGACGCTTACATTAACTAAGGATATAGACATTAATCAGCTTTTTACTAAGTATTATCTTGCATTGTATTGCGCTGAAGTAGATAAATCACCAAATATCAAATTAGGTAAGATATGGATGAATATAATGTGGTTATATAGAGACTGCGGTGATACTGAAATGGAAAAAGTAGCCTCTGAATCAGCACTAAACTACTATCAGGAAGCGTATCTAAAATGTGATACCGAACTAAAGCCTGAAACAGAACAACAACTTTGCATTATTCTAGCTGAATTGTGCTTATTGAATAATAAGTCGGAAGATGCCTTCAAATATTTGATGTCAGCACGTAAGCAAAGAGGCGGTAACAGAACTTATGCTCAAATGGCAGAATTTAGAATTGATGAATTGAAAGAAAAAGCTTAA